The Anomalospiza imberbis isolate Cuckoo-Finch-1a 21T00152 chromosome 2, ASM3175350v1, whole genome shotgun sequence nucleotide sequence CCCAATTTATAAGCCCAGTGCTTAATTCAGTGCTTTTCATGTGGTGGAGACCTTAAGAAAGACATGTATGTGGTGGGGGGGTGCACATGTTTGTGAGCACAAATCAGTCAGTGGTATGAGGGATCTGTATTGTAGAAAGCAGGGACAGGCTAGGTACTTGTTCTCAAAGTAGcactaaaaatgaaaatagaaaaaaaaaaaaagtgctgtcACTTTGTGAGGACTTCAGTTCTCTCTTACAAGCccttctgtgacatctcttgagcTGCCATGTACCTTAGTGTATGAACTGGAGCCAGCCAGTGGAAACCCCCAAagagcagctgtgcagctcACCCACCAGCTCTCTGCAATGCCGTGGGGCTGCTCCTTATGCACCTCAACACTGCCATTTCCATTGAATTATTACTGCTCTTGCATGTCTCTGTATGACAGACACTTTAGTGAAGGGTATAATGCTCCTGTGGGATTGGATACACCATTGTAGATACTTGGTAATAGGATCTGTTATCAACGTCACTCCAGAAGTCACCCTAACCACTTCTGATCTCAAGACAAAAACACGCTGGAGAATTTAGCTTTTTATCATCTATTTTTTTAGTAGCACTCTTCTGGGAACAAAATCTCCAGAGTCACtaggatttttattttgcagcaCTCATTTTCCATGTGGAAACCAGAGCACTAGCAAGGCCATCCCCCCAGTGCAGTGGGGAACTGGTGCCTGCAGCTTCAGGCAACCCCTATGGAAGGGACTGCAGGGAAAAGACTTCAGGTCACTGAGATCTACTCATGCCTTATGCCTGTTTGGGAAATACAGCAATTCAAAAGGAAGGGCTGGTAAGTTAAGCCCATGGGAGTAGTCCCTGGGTGAGTATCTTAGAAGTTCTCAGACAACCCAACGTTGGTTGCAGAGTGATGACTTTCCTGTAAGAACCAATAAATCAAGGTCTAGTTTCCACTCTTTGCAAGACCACCTATGATTTCAAGTCCCCAGTGGATGGGCATCACTCTTTCCATACATTCTTTACAAAATTAGGCTAAAACAGCCATTATTTCTTCACACCAATTTAAGAATTATGACTGCTGGTACATTTTGTTTTGTCTCCTGTTTCTGCTGACAAACTCAAATAGCCAGAGGAAGGTCCTTTATAGTTTTCTCAGGAGAACAGCTCTACCAAAGAGATTAttgagaaatattttcactCGAGCTTTGCCTGTAAAAACTGTGTTTTTTCAGGGATTCTCTCTCACCCACAGAGCCAACGAGATGCCTTCACACACAAACAACTGAACACTGTAGTTTAGGATAATGTTCCTTCACCCTTAAGTGTCTTGTCCCACCCTAGGTAAAGCAGAATGTTTGTTGTGGCTTAATCTGAATGACTAGTGCAAAATGACATGTCACATTGTGGGAAGGCTCAGTGGCTCCTCTCCTCCATCTTCCTTCCAACACCCAAAGTCACAGTAAAACTTTGCTTTCTCCAAGCCCTTGGCTTCTCTAAAGGTGCACTCATGCCCTTACTAACGTTCTACAAATACACAGACACATTCCTATTGCTTTCTGACAAAAACCCTGGAAAATCCCAATCCAAAGCCAAATTATTGCTCCACCAACAGTCACCTTGGAAAGCATGTTAGACTGCATTACATGAATAGGTTTGGAGGTGATCCCTAAATTGCTGGGACTTGGGTGAAGGGGGTGGGAAGTCTTATACATTGGCTGCATCTTCAGCACAGGTTCTTTCCTCCTCAATCTGTTTTCCTTGAGTTCTGTCCCCTCTAGGAAAACATCTCCTTTTGCTGTTCAGAAGCTCTGGAGGACCTGTCCAACATTTAGGATCTGTAGGCTTCTTTTGAAAATCAAGAGCAAGGTTTTCAGTAGCTTTTAGGCATTTAAAGATGCTGGGGGTTTTCTAGTGAGGTCTTCAAACTAGAGCCGTGCACCCAGGCATTCAGAAACAAACTGCaaggcagaaaaaaacacaCCTTCAACTTCTCTCAGAACATAAATAACTTTTTAGAGATGCTGAGCAGGATGAGAGGCAAAGAGAAGAAACTCAGAGGACTATCTCTGGCATCACTCATGCTTCTGGGCAGGCTTTCCCTGTAGTGATGGTATCTGACAGCAGtaatccagcagcagcacatatGACTCTACCACATCGCTCATCAAGACTAATTTTGTCTGATCCCTCCTTCCTTTGGGAGCAGGGGGAGACGAGCTGGGCAGACAGAACCAAACACAGGCTGTGTCTCCAGTACCTGCGGCAGACCCCAAGCCCCAGACAGCTCACGAGGCCACAGGGGAGGCTCTgacctcctcccacaaagaTGTCAGCCAAGTCCCATCTAGCCCAAGGTTGTTCAGTAAATAAACCCCCACCTTCCACCTCAGCTAGTCACAGCCCCAGCCAAAATCAATAGATGAGAAGCAATCTGTCATTTCCAGGCCACACTGGTTGGGTTATGGATGAGTCAAAAAACACTACAGGAAACACAGATGTGGTGAGATCACCTCCTTCTCTGGAGCCTTCCTATCTCTACAAGTCTTGCCTGATCTCCCTCAAAATTTCCATGTGCGTACACAAAACCTTCTCGTGTACCTCATGGCCGTGCCTGTTCCAGTGCAGGTGCGTTGCGTGATGTTTGGCAGGGCCAGGCCAGCCTGGCACGAGCAGCAGGAGGCCAAGTTCAccctgagctgcaggcaggCTGATGTCTCCCCGTAGGAAAGctttttcaattatttcaaaTACCTCCCACTCGCACACAAAGTCCatgttttgtaataaaaacaaggagaaaatcTCATCCAAAGGAATTTTACCTATTTCCCCCTCTACTTATTCCACTGAAGttatcttcttttaaaaaacaaaccccccccaaaaaaaactgGCCACCAGAACAACAAAGTAGCCAAGACGCTAACTTAATAACCTCATTCTTCAAAATCCACCTTGCCCTTCATACTAACAGGTTTCAAAAACAGTCCTATATCATCcagtattttataatttttttaaaggcttcACTGCATTTCTCCCTTCATACAGataatgtttttcctttgagaGAGATGCCGAGAATAGTGCAAATTTCCCagtatttgggatttttcctgcAAACTTGGGCAGGCATTACCCTATTCAGCTACAGAGAGGCAAAACTGTCGCAAGTTACTCCTTCTGTACAGAAAGGAGCAGTAAGGCCAAGAAAGACAAGGGGGACCTATTCCTGCCTCCCCCGttccccccaccaccaccaaaaaaaaaaaaaaaaaaaaaaaccaaaaaccaaaaggtTGCTTAGGGTGCATGTGCCCAGATGAAGCTGCAGTGGGTTAGTTCAGTCACACCACCCCAGCCAAGCCACAGTAACTGATCATGCACAGGCTGTCCTCCCACTCCAAAGCTCACCATTGAGCTTTAAGCAGAAATACCACATCCCAAGGCCCTAATCCTTTagctcacagcagcacagccagctgtgGGCTAAAAGCTACATTAAACTCACTGGAGGAGAAGCATTTGCTGAAATGCTTTGCTGAACAAGGATGAGTGACTGTGCTTGGGCTTTAGCTACACTTACAAACTCCTGTACATCTTGGCTCTGGTTTTCTTTGCCACATGGCAGCTGGTTATGTCCAAGAATTCCTGGGAGGGAAAGTGACTGTAGAAACTCAGCTGTGCAGCATATGCTCCATCTGGTGTTTATTCATagtatttcattttcttaaacAGGTTTGGTTTGCTGTTAACAcatttttccaccttttttgtAGTTCATTCGTCTATATATGATCATTGTTGAAAATAACCTTCTGCTTGTTTCAACTACACCATTTTGATCTAGCCTCCACTTACACCTTCAGTAAAGATAATACACGGATTTCCATTTAGAGATTAAATCTCATAGAGCAAAATGAAggggaaatgttttaaaagagcAGCAAGAGTTTCCCCAGGTGCTTTGCTAACACAAAGTGAATAGAAAACTTCAAGCAGGAATAAAACATAAAACTTGAAGGACACATAGGGGAAAGTTTCTCCCCATAAACAATACTTCCCAGACATGAGGGCACAGTGCTGAGCCCCTTTGCCATAGACTGAGCTACTTTTTTTTGTCCTCTATGTCAAGccaggctgctggggaaggacagGAAAATAAGCAGGTGAAACAAAGCCCTTGCTGCCTCTTCAGGCTGCCCTCATCACACCAGAGCACTGCAGATTCTGGGAGCCAGTCCTGACAAGCAGTTTGGCAAAGCTGTGGAGTACAAAGAAATGCACTCAGGTTGGGTGATATGAAAAGGGCAGGAGGTCGTTCTCCTTAAAAATGCCTTTGTTAGAGTGATCAGCTCGGATGGGGGCCCGACGGGTCGCCGCTGCTTCCCGGAGTGGcacggaggaggaggagcgcaGCTTTGTCCGCTTGACACGCAGTCAGAGCTGGGGATTCCAGCCTCACGGGAGCGGCAGCACTCCGAAGTTGCAGTTCTGGTCAGGGGTCCTCATACTAGCATGTGTCTCTGTGGGGAGAGCGAGACCTCAGCGAGGTTCCCGCGGACACTAGGACTGATTGCTCACCCTTTGCGGTAGCTTGAGTCCTCCCATTCCGTTGTGGCTCGCtgttttaggggtttttagTGCTGCATGCGGTGTATGTCTGCATTTGCATGTTGCTCCTGATGTCACCTCCCCCTCACGGTCCGGGCTCCATTTTCTAGGAAGCAGCAGGTGTGAAACCCGACCCGACAGAAAAAGGATTTCTAACAAGAGCTGAACCATAGGTAGTTAACAGGGAATGGACTGGGGTAATTAACAAGGGCTGAACACGAGGTAGTTAACTGGGGTGAACGATGGGTGATTAACAGCCATTTAGCGCTGGCCGATAAGTAAACACTCTGCCACTTCTGAGTAGTTTCTTATTCATAACATTGGGTGCATTTGGATGCAAGGCATCTTTGCATGGTAAAAAAAAGGGACAGTGGCAACAGCCATCAGGCTTGGCAATTGCCATGTGTATTTGGAAAGGGCAGGAGTTGCATGCCAAATTTGGTTGTGGGGCAAATACTCCAACACACAGAGTCTCTTTTTACCACATGCTCTCCCCTAATTTGCAGTACTTGAGGGAGTTCCTTGTTCCTAATTTGCTGCTCAGCTGATGGTAATGCCCTTaactgcaaaaagaaaagccagcagcaggcaggacaaTAAATCCCCAGCTAACATTTTGataaagcaaaagaaagcaaGCCCAACCCTGTTCTGTTCTGTTAGCAGGACTGGTGAGATGCTGGGATGGGCTGCCTTGCAATAGGCCAGGATCTGCAGTGGGGGAGACCTTTAGAAAATGGTTGAACATTCCCAGAGAAAGGCTTGGGTTGGCTGATCCTACCTGGAGCGGTGGCGGCCTAAGCAGGCCCACTTTTTCTGCAAGGGGGCCGAGAGGATCCCAGCCCAGCTAAGAGGAGAGCTGGCAAGGAGCCGTGATAGAAACAGACAGCCCATGGACACTGCAGCCACAGGGCACAATCCCAGGCACAGATACAAGCTCAGAAACAGAGCTTTCATTGCTGTGGAAATCAGAAGGGGAACTGACAGTACAGCTTCCTTGAGAAGAACACATTTAGGAAATCCCCAcatcccctgcctgctcttcccCCGTGCCAGAGCTTGCAGCAGAGctcctcaaagctgtgctgtggcACTGACACAGGTGAGAAGACAGCAAACTGGGAGCAGGCCCCTGTGTGGAGTAACCACAGAGGGCTCCTCTGGCGTGGCATAAAACTAAATACATAAAAGGGCATTTGCTGTAATAGTACTGCTTGAGTAGAGCCTCCAGTAAACCAGATACAGGCCTGTTGCAGGATATCCTCCAGGGTAGAACACAAACCAGGGCCACTTTGCAGAGATTTAGGTCCAGTTTGCTGCAGAAAATGAGAACAGCTTGCCCTAGTGGGGAATGCACAACATGAAAAAACAACTTCTTCCAACTGTGTGTTTTGTGGTGCTTTTCACAGGTGATGGTCATGCTGCTCTTCCCCgtgcagctgctggcagtggcTGTCACTATTTACCTAGAGCTGGTGGGGTCTGCTCAAGGTGGTGCCTACTATGGGATCAAGCAGCTGCCACCTCAGGTGCCCCAGTACCAACCCCTCGGACAACAAGTACCTCACATGCCGCTGGGCAAAGAAGGCATCCCGATGCAGCACCTGGGCAAGGAGGTGCCCCACATGCCCTACGGGAAGGAGTACCCCCATCTGCCCCAGTACAGGAAGGAGGTCCCACAGATGCCCATGCTCGGCAAGGATATGGCTCCCAAGAAAGAGAAAGGTGGGTCAGCACGTCCCTCTCCACTCCTGCACGGTCCCATCTGGCGTGCCAGAGCACTGTTTGCCGTGGGGAAATTGAACATTGGagcaggctgctgctgcaggctgggcacagcaccctTATGCCCAAAGGGCTGGCCAGGCTCATACCTGGCCACAGGTGGACAAAACAGGTTCATGGGAGCTGTGGGACACCTCAGGGTCACCAGCACAAGACCACAGTCATCCTCTGGGCCGCAGCACACCTCTGAGCAGCCCTACCTGCAATGAGCCTCCAGCACACAGGTTTGCTCAGGTGCTGTTCAACTCCAGGAAAAACCTTGTCATCCCACCTGTTTGTAGGAGACCCTCTGATGGGGTTTCCTTCAGATGATGGTCCTGTCTGGATCTGCTCCCACTCTCAATGCAAAAAGCAGACATATGAACTAAGAGCCCCAAGGTTTGAATTTATGGGAACGTCACTGTTTTGTATGACTTTGTCCAGACCCTGTGATTTTGAGGTCTGCATATAAAAACATACAACTGCTCTTCAGACTCTAGAGTCCTCTTTCTGTAGGTTATTTATGGGTGTAACAGAGGCATTGAAAGTACAGAAGATTAATGCACAAGTCTGCACGTACAAGCCCTTTCCCTATTCAGTAAAGAAAGTTTGGACAGTATTAAGATATttaagaaaacatgaaaaaagtcCAAAATACAAAGGGTGACCAGGAACAGCCAGTGTCATAAAATCATTGTGAGGACCACCAGCGTCTGTGCAACTGCAGACAAACTGGGTAACTTCGTCTTACTGAAGCCCCAGCTAACCACAGCCTCCACTGACTTCAGAGGAAAATGGAAGATTTCAGGGCCTATTTTTGGACTGTCTGAATGAGCACCACCGGCTTTAGTAAAATCAACCTATCTCATGAGCAAAGATTTTTGATGTGCATAAAACACAACAGACACAGGGAAAGTTTCTGCCTTCCAAAGAACAGTTGTCCTGAAACCTCATCTCCCGTCCTTCCGCAAATCTCTTGCTTCTTTACACATTTTAGAGCTATAAAGTGTTTCCAGTTAAcccaaaaagcagcagcttgAAAAATAGCCAACCCCAGCCGCAACTTCTCCCCCCTGACCTGCAATGATCAGTGGTCACATACATAAAAATGTGAGTTTggacaaaacaaaccttttgCAAAGTGTTTAGAAGAGCCATAACTAGACATGGCTAGGCCAAAAGAGCTCTACTGATTAAGGCTGCAGGTTTCCAGTAATATTCTAATGGGAATCAAAGCCTTGGGAAAAATACAGACAAACCCTACGTATAAACGTCTTACTAATACAATCTTTTGTAATTGATCTTGCTCATTTACGCCACTCCAGAAAAAGCACTTTCATGCCAGGATTCCTCCCACAGCACAAGAGCACTGAGTTTCCTGCAAAACCTCTTAAAGGTAGATTGGTCTACATCAACATGGGACAAAATGCAGATTTTGCTGTTTAAGATTGTATAGGTAGAAAACACCACCAAAGCACAAATGTCTTTTACATATGATGCACAGTAATTACTTTGTGGAAGCAGAAGCATGCATGGAAGTTGGGAGTATGAAAAACAGTAGTAACATCCTCTTCATTCTCAACACCAACCTGTAACTCAACTAACTGTCTCTGTGTACCACAAAACCATGAGGCATCATAAAAAGCATATTCAATTCAAAACTGCCTGTTTTTTGAAGATGTGACTGCACTCACCTTTTATCTCTctcccctttcttcttttcttcccgATCCAGAAATTCCCATGCGCAGTCTGAGGGGTGAGCAAGGCCCCCCGGGTGAGCCTGGACCAAGAGGGCCACCCGGGCCACCAGGATTACCAGGTCATGGTGTGCCAGGAGCCAAAGGAAAACCAGGCCCACAAGGATACCCAGGAATTGGAAAGCCGGGGTTGCCAGGGATGCCAGGAAAACCAGGGGTCATGGGGCCCCCAGGGCCAAGAGGGGAGATGGGGCCGAAGGGGGAGATTGGGCCCATGGGGATACCCGGACCGCAAGGACCACCAGGGCCTCATGGGCTTCCCGGCATAGGGAAGGCGGGTGCTCCGGGGCTGCAGGGTCAACCAGGGCCAAAGGGTGAGCCTGGGATGAAGGGGCCACCGGGAATCCCTGGGATCCCAGGGCCAAAAGGAGAGAAGGGGGTCGGGATCCCAGGTTTGCCCGGTCTGAAGGGTCCACCTGGGCTGCCTGGTCCCCCCGGCCCCGTGGGGCTGCCGGGGGTTGGCAAACCCGGCATGGTTGGCTTCCCTGGCCCACAGGGACCGCTGGGCAAACCCGGACCCCCAGGAGAGTTAGGGCTGCAGGGGCCTCCAGGGGCCCCCGGGATCCAAGGCCCTCCCGGCCCGCCTGGCATTGGCAAACCAGGCCAGGACGGCATGCCCGGCCAGCCCGGCTTCCCGGGCGGCAAAGGGGAGCAGGGATTGCCAGGCCTGCCGGGGCCCCCCGGCCTCCCTGGAGTCGGGAAGCCGGGTTTCCCCGGGCCCAAAGGGGAGCGAGGTGTGGGTGGTCTGCCTGGGCCCATGGGGCCGAAGGGGGAGAAGGGACACGCGGGGCCACCTGGCATGGGAGGGCCACCAGGGGAGCCCGGCCAGCCAGGCCTGCCGGGCATCATGGGCCCCCCGGGGGCCGCCGGTTTCCCGGGACCTAAAGGGGAGGGGGGTGCCGTCGGGCCACCAGGACCAGTCGGCCCCAAGGGGGAACCCGGCCTGCAGGGTTTTCCAGGAAAGCCAGGCTTTCCTGGGGAGGTGGGTGGCCCTGGGCTGCGGGGGCTGCCGGGCCCCACAGGACCCAAGGGGGAGGCCGGACACAAAGGCTTGCCAGGGCTGCCGGGTGTCCCGGGGCTTGTGGGGCCAAAGGGTGAACCCGGGCTCCCCGGTGCCCAGGGGCTTCAGGGCCCCTCGGGCATCCCGGGCATCGCGGGCCCCAGCGGTCCCATCGGCCCCCCCGGGCTGCCAGGGGCGAAGGGCGAGCCAGGCATGCCCGGCCCCCCCGGCTTCCCTGGGGTAGGCAAACCTGGGGCTGCGGGGCTGCAGGGACCCCCGGGAAAGCCTGGGGCGCTCGGTCCTCCTGGCCAGCCGGGGCTCCAGGGGCCACCGGGACCGCCCGGGCCCCCAGGTCCCCCGGTCATCATCCCGCCCACTCCACCAGCCGTGGGACAGTACCTGCCTGAGGTGGGGCCAGGGATAGAAGGCTTGAAGCCCCCTTACGGCTACAAGGGCAAGAAAGGCAAGGCTGGCGGCATTGTCTACGAGATGCCCGCGTTCACGGCAGAGCTGCTCACGCCCTTTCCCCGCGTCGGAGTGCCCGTGAAGTTCGACAAGCTCCTGTACAACGGCCGGCAGAACTACAACCCCCAGACGGGGATCTTCACCTGCGAGATCCCCGGCGTCTACTACTTCGCCTACCACGTCCACTGCAAAGGCGCCAACGTGTGGGTAGCGCTGTACAAGAACAACGAGCCGCTCATGTACACCTACGACGAGTACAAGAAGGGCTTCCTGGACCAGGCTTCGGGCAGTGCCGTGGTGCCGCTGATGCACGGAGACAAGGTTTACGTTCAGATGCCATCCGAGCAGGCGGCAGGACTCTATGCCGGGCAGTACGTTCATTCGTCTTTTTCAGGGTATTTATTGTATCCCAtgtaaaacaaaacagacacacacacaacacacacacaaaatcaaaacctttctcctctgcttcaAACTTTTATACAACAAAAGATGCATTTTATGAccactttggaccatcttgtacaaaaccaaaaaaaaaaaaaaacgaagtTTAACATTATGCACAGCTAGTTATTAAAAAAAGGTGTGGTGAACATAACTAAAGAAGTGTATCAGGTTCATAAACAGTTGTTTTGCACCCAAGGGGGACATATTAGCTGTACATTATATATTTCTGCAATGCCATGCTTACTTAATTTCATTCACAGTAATTCAAGTACTAAAGTTCAAATCAGTGTATGTCACTCACTCCTGTTGCATTGATCATAGTTATGAGATGAAAAACAGTGACTTAAAGCAGAGTAGGTCAGACtctaattatattaaaaattgaGTGGCTTATTTGTCTGGGTGGgggttttcttgggttttttacaGCAAGTCTACCTGACAAGCAAGGATTCTCTTAGCTGGAGACTTGTATTTCCCTTTCCCTGTAATAAAATAATCCTGcaggtgtgttttttttcctgaacaatTTACTtatgatggaagaggaaaccTGATGGCACAACCAttccccctgagccttctccagcAGTCATTGGACCTAAAATGTCACCACTGACTTCAGCAGGCATTGTTTTCACCTCCAAATGCCACAGCACTTGAGAAGTCTCCAATCTCTAGTCTCACAGCTCAAGTAGATGAAGTCAATCTCCCTCATTTACTTGTGCCAAGTCATTGAGACATTTTGGCCAACACATGTTAGTACTTCAGGGTGGCATAAATCTGCTTGGATTTCTGTGCTTGTACCAAGAACCCATTTGGCTTGTTAGAAGAGACACCTATTCTGCCACTCAGCAGAAGCTGAATCAGTTTGCTCTTCAATGACTAGGCAAAGCAGGAGTAGCTCTGTTTGCTTAACTGATTTTTTGCTTGAGATCAACCAATAACTTTACTGGCAATAGTGATCACGCAAATTTATCCAAGAACTTGGTTTTATCTAAAAGCTGATTTCCAGTCCTTATTTATATGTTACCAGTTGTCAAGGAGAACCTGCAGGCCTCAATACTTTTCTGTACTTGAGGACAGCGACTTCTGTGCACAAAGTCTCTGTCTGCTCATCAATGGTGCTAATCTC carries:
- the COL8A1 gene encoding collagen alpha-1(VIII) chain, giving the protein MVMLLFPVQLLAVAVTIYLELVGSAQGGAYYGIKQLPPQVPQYQPLGQQVPHMPLGKEGIPMQHLGKEVPHMPYGKEYPHLPQYRKEVPQMPMLGKDMAPKKEKEIPMRSLRGEQGPPGEPGPRGPPGPPGLPGHGVPGAKGKPGPQGYPGIGKPGLPGMPGKPGVMGPPGPRGEMGPKGEIGPMGIPGPQGPPGPHGLPGIGKAGAPGLQGQPGPKGEPGMKGPPGIPGIPGPKGEKGVGIPGLPGLKGPPGLPGPPGPVGLPGVGKPGMVGFPGPQGPLGKPGPPGELGLQGPPGAPGIQGPPGPPGIGKPGQDGMPGQPGFPGGKGEQGLPGLPGPPGLPGVGKPGFPGPKGERGVGGLPGPMGPKGEKGHAGPPGMGGPPGEPGQPGLPGIMGPPGAAGFPGPKGEGGAVGPPGPVGPKGEPGLQGFPGKPGFPGEVGGPGLRGLPGPTGPKGEAGHKGLPGLPGVPGLVGPKGEPGLPGAQGLQGPSGIPGIAGPSGPIGPPGLPGAKGEPGMPGPPGFPGVGKPGAAGLQGPPGKPGALGPPGQPGLQGPPGPPGPPGPPVIIPPTPPAVGQYLPEVGPGIEGLKPPYGYKGKKGKAGGIVYEMPAFTAELLTPFPRVGVPVKFDKLLYNGRQNYNPQTGIFTCEIPGVYYFAYHVHCKGANVWVALYKNNEPLMYTYDEYKKGFLDQASGSAVVPLMHGDKVYVQMPSEQAAGLYAGQYVHSSFSGYLLYPM